GTGCTCCGCCATCTTTTGAAAGTACAACGCCTATTCTAACTACAGCTTTTTTAATTTCATCTGTTAATTGATAGCTTTCCTCCCATTGCTCACATACTTTTGCTAAAAAATCAGTTCCGGGTTCTGTACCTTCTTCTAATAATTCATTTCCTCTATCGCCATAAAATCCTATGGCAGAAGCCCCAATAAACTGCTTTACATTATGCTTTGTATTTTTTAAGGTATTTATTAAAAGCTGAGAAGAAATTACTCTGCTATCTATAATTTCTTGCTTCCTTTTTGTAGTCCATTTTTTACCTGCAATACTTGCACCTGCTAAATGTATAATTACATCAGCATTTAAAATGGCTTTTTCGTCTATATATTTTTCATTAATATTCCAATAATAGCAGGCTACATTTTCTTTGCTGTAGTTTTTATTTGTACTTAAATGAGCAACAGAATATCCTTTAGCCAGCAAAACATCTGTAAGTTTTGTACCTAATAAACCACTACCGCCCGTTATTAATACTTGTGTCATGTTTTTCACTATTTTCCAGTTTTCTACTTACAAATACTAACAAGGCTATATTTAAAAAAAAGAAAGAGCCCGTTTTATCTACTTCTATCATATCGCTAAAAAATAGATTAATTAAAATAGCAACAAAAGAAACTAAAACAGCCATGGTTAGGCTTTTATATTTTACTGTTTTATGATACAAATTTTCGCCCCAAATAAAAATGGTAAAAATTAAACTTAAAAATAAAGCTAAGCCAACTAAACCCTGCTCCGTTGCTGTCATTAAAAAATAATTATGTACACCACTCCTTTCCTCATTAGTACTTATCCAAG
The nucleotide sequence above comes from Chitinophagales bacterium. Encoded proteins:
- a CDS encoding TIGR01777 family protein, which encodes MTQVLITGGSGLLGTKLTDVLLAKGYSVAHLSTNKNYSKENVACYYWNINEKYIDEKAILNADVIIHLAGASIAGKKWTTKRKQEIIDSRVISSQLLINTLKNTKHNVKQFIGASAIGFYGDRGNELLEEGTEPGTDFLAKVCEQWEESYQLTDEIKKAVVRIGVVLSKDGGALPEMLKTLPFFVGILGNGKQFSSWIHIDDLAKLFVFIIENNLEGTYNAVAPNPLPQKDLAKIIAKQKNTIAIPTPKFALNLVLGEMKSLVLSSQKCSADKILSKGFQFEFDKIDKALGNLL